The Peribacillus sp. FSL E2-0218 genome contains a region encoding:
- a CDS encoding DUF4870 domain-containing protein has protein sequence MPTKDERVFAALIYVISFFTAFIGPLVIWLLKKDSSPFVDYHGREYLNFFISYTIYSIVAGILTIVLVGFLLLPVIGIALIIFTIIAAIRAYEGTDYRFPLIFRIL, from the coding sequence ATGCCTACTAAAGATGAAAGAGTGTTTGCTGCCCTTATATATGTGATCAGCTTTTTCACAGCATTTATCGGTCCTTTAGTGATTTGGTTACTGAAGAAGGACTCATCACCGTTTGTGGATTATCATGGAAGGGAATATTTGAATTTTTTCATTTCCTACACCATTTATTCGATCGTAGCAGGGATCCTGACGATAGTCTTGGTTGGATTCTTGCTATTGCCGGTTATCGGCATCGCGTTAATCATATTCACGATCATTGCTGCCATTAGGGCTTATGAAGGAACGGATTACCGGTTCCCGCTGATTTTTAGGATACTATAG
- a CDS encoding undecaprenyl-diphosphate phosphatase has protein sequence MNEFQAFILGVIQGLTEFLPISSTGHLYLGRHLFHLDEAGIFLDTMLHIGTLLALLVVYKNDILSILKNPFSRLTLVLIVGTIPAVIAGLLLSDWFDGLSKTGVTIGWEFLATGLILWVADGIRKGGKSLHEISVKDALIIGTFQAAAIMPALSRSGLTIAAGLFCKLDRATAAYFSFLLSIPAITGGIVFQMKPIFTGEVERLPLTALFVGTLAAAIFGYIAVVWMIDFLKKRSLKIFSIYVWALGAIILCMQYTGKF, from the coding sequence CTGAACGAATTCCAGGCCTTCATCCTTGGGGTCATTCAAGGCCTGACGGAGTTTTTACCTATATCGAGCACCGGACATTTATATTTGGGGAGGCATTTATTCCATCTTGATGAAGCAGGCATTTTTCTAGATACCATGCTTCATATCGGAACGTTGCTGGCATTATTGGTGGTTTATAAGAATGATATCCTCTCCATTTTGAAAAATCCTTTTTCCAGACTGACCTTGGTCCTCATTGTCGGGACAATCCCTGCAGTGATTGCCGGCCTTTTACTCAGCGATTGGTTTGATGGCCTTTCAAAAACAGGTGTGACCATCGGCTGGGAATTTTTAGCGACTGGATTGATTTTATGGGTAGCGGACGGAATCAGAAAGGGCGGAAAATCACTCCATGAAATTTCCGTCAAAGATGCTTTGATCATCGGAACCTTCCAGGCTGCTGCGATCATGCCTGCGCTTTCGCGTTCAGGACTTACGATAGCTGCCGGGCTTTTTTGCAAGTTGGATAGGGCCACTGCCGCCTATTTTTCCTTTTTGCTTTCGATTCCAGCCATTACTGGCGGCATTGTATTTCAGATGAAGCCCATTTTTACAGGGGAGGTTGAGCGGCTTCCCCTTACTGCCCTTTTTGTCGGGACCCTTGCAGCAGCTATCTTTGGGTATATCGCAGTGGTATGGATGATCGACTTCCTAAAGAAACGGTCGCTTAAAATATTCTCCATTTACGTATGGGCGCTTGGAGCCATCATTTTATGCATGCAGTACACAGGAAAGTTTTAA
- a CDS encoding GNAT family N-acetyltransferase, with amino-acid sequence MLKKRDFSDCFSLYEQMTHPDVFPFVRHKVDSYEEYVFITKQTIEAEEAGELISRTILDEWENPIGCISLYDIENGAGFLGTWLGKSYHGKGYNAIAKDAFFKELFFELGLETVFMRIRKKNIRSIKAAEKLPYAVNANDTRKSLYDQINHEGDIFDLFEIPKDLYTFHILRQHDDDEQQLLEA; translated from the coding sequence ATGTTAAAAAAGAGAGATTTCTCAGATTGTTTTTCTCTTTATGAACAAATGACGCATCCAGATGTCTTCCCTTTCGTGCGCCATAAAGTAGATTCATATGAAGAATATGTATTCATTACTAAGCAAACGATCGAGGCAGAAGAAGCTGGGGAACTGATTTCACGAACGATCCTGGACGAATGGGAAAATCCGATCGGTTGCATTTCTTTATACGACATTGAAAATGGTGCAGGTTTCTTAGGCACATGGCTTGGCAAGTCTTATCATGGAAAAGGATATAATGCAATCGCAAAAGACGCTTTCTTTAAAGAGCTTTTCTTTGAGCTCGGATTGGAGACGGTCTTCATGCGAATCCGCAAAAAGAATATCCGTTCGATCAAAGCTGCTGAAAAGCTGCCTTATGCCGTCAATGCCAATGATACAAGAAAGTCTCTTTATGATCAGATCAATCATGAAGGAGATATCTTCGATTTGTTCGAAATCCCTAAAGATTTATACACCTTTCATATCCTTAGGCAGCATGATGATGACGAACAGCAATTACTCGAAGCATAA
- a CDS encoding CidA/LrgA family protein: MKKILAFPVQLTVLLVICKLGYYLADLFHLPIPGNVIGMILLFILLQTKVLKVEWIELASGFLVKHLAFFFIPISISLMTMGWLFIEFGLPLALTLGVSLIFGFIVSAWTVQKFSHRGEVNQHDSANHTL, encoded by the coding sequence ATGAAAAAAATATTGGCTTTTCCCGTGCAGCTTACCGTGCTGCTCGTCATTTGCAAGCTCGGCTATTATTTGGCTGACTTATTTCATTTACCCATCCCTGGCAATGTCATCGGCATGATTTTATTATTCATTTTATTACAAACGAAGGTTTTAAAGGTCGAGTGGATTGAACTGGCTTCAGGATTCTTAGTGAAGCACCTCGCCTTTTTCTTTATTCCCATTTCCATCAGTTTAATGACCATGGGATGGCTATTTATTGAATTCGGTTTGCCTTTGGCACTCACACTTGGAGTCAGCTTGATTTTCGGATTCATCGTTTCCGCATGGACCGTTCAGAAATTTTCTCATAGAGGAGAGGTCAATCAGCATGACAGCGCTAATCACACCTTATAG
- a CDS encoding LrgB family protein codes for MTALITPYSILITFLAYYMGRKLYAKRPSPFTTPVFFSTITIILILLATGLDFDDYSPAKDIISYFLGPATVALAVPLYKNRRIIVKYAIPAISGMILGLMVTLAIAFTIAQAFSLPQFILQGLAVKSITVPIAVEITELYGGDSNISAAFVILTGVLGTMIAPKMMDKLNITMPFARGIAYGTIAHGLGTAQAAQESEFTGAVAGAAMAIAGILISCFFPVISHFL; via the coding sequence ATGACAGCGCTAATCACACCTTATAGCATCCTGATAACTTTCCTTGCCTATTATATGGGACGGAAATTATATGCCAAACGCCCATCACCATTTACAACGCCTGTATTTTTCAGTACTATCACCATCATTCTCATCTTATTGGCCACCGGTTTGGATTTTGATGATTATTCGCCAGCAAAGGATATCATCTCCTATTTCCTCGGCCCTGCAACCGTCGCCTTGGCTGTTCCGCTTTATAAAAATAGAAGGATAATCGTTAAATATGCGATACCGGCGATTAGCGGGATGATATTGGGCCTTATGGTCACCTTGGCCATCGCCTTCACCATTGCACAGGCCTTTTCACTACCGCAATTCATCCTTCAAGGCTTGGCGGTTAAGTCGATAACCGTGCCAATCGCGGTGGAAATCACCGAGCTTTATGGCGGTGATTCCAATATATCGGCAGCCTTCGTCATTTTGACCGGTGTGCTGGGAACGATGATCGCTCCGAAAATGATGGATAAATTGAACATTACCATGCCCTTTGCCCGCGGTATCGCATATGGGACCATCGCTCATGGTCTTGGAACGGCGCAAGCGGCTCAGGAGAGCGAGTTTACCGGAGCTGTTGCCGGTGCGGCCATGGCGATTGCAGGTATCCTGATTTCATGCTTCTTTCCTGTCATCAGTCATTTCCTTTAA
- a CDS encoding DUF2639 domain-containing protein has protein sequence MAYEYSKGWFIQQLKAGGISYHPIEKKKLELYKTHILRRLYEDLKKN, from the coding sequence ATGGCTTATGAATATTCCAAGGGGTGGTTCATCCAGCAATTAAAAGCCGGAGGGATAAGCTATCACCCAATCGAGAAGAAAAAGCTCGAGCTTTATAAAACACATATTTTAAGGCGTTTATACGAAGACCTGAAGAAGAATTAA
- a CDS encoding undecaprenyldiphospho-muramoylpentapeptide beta-N-acetylglucosaminyltransferase translates to MEILTKKIVFTGGGSAGHVSVNAAIIPEFLKQDWDVTYIGSKKGIEKDIIEKEFPEVRYETISVGKFRRYLSIENMKDPFRVIKGIFDARKILKKEKPDFIFSKGGFVSVPVVLAGRMLRIPIAIHESDYTPGLANKIAMPLASKIFTTFQETEKGLPHDKAMYLGAVLRDGIFKGNASAGKAFCGFTSKKPVLLVMGGSLGAVKINNLITDNLDVLLKEYQIIHICGKGHVKTELKQPGYAPFEFVHEELFDLLAAADVVVSRAGSNSIFEFLGLQKPMLLIPLSANASRGDQILNASSFEKQGFCKVLQEEELNDRVFKDTLAELVDQSGEYQEKMRQKRPFKTASEMYDLLLEVMTAKK, encoded by the coding sequence GTGGAAATATTGACTAAGAAAATAGTGTTTACCGGTGGCGGTTCTGCCGGTCATGTATCAGTTAATGCAGCAATCATCCCAGAATTCCTCAAGCAGGATTGGGATGTTACCTATATTGGTTCAAAAAAAGGCATCGAAAAAGATATTATCGAAAAGGAATTTCCCGAGGTGCGTTATGAAACGATTTCCGTTGGGAAATTCCGTCGGTATCTTTCCATTGAAAATATGAAAGATCCTTTCAGGGTCATAAAAGGGATTTTCGATGCAAGGAAAATTTTAAAAAAGGAGAAGCCCGATTTCATCTTCTCTAAAGGTGGATTCGTTTCCGTTCCCGTCGTTTTGGCAGGAAGGATGCTGAGGATTCCGATCGCCATACATGAATCGGATTATACTCCTGGCCTTGCGAATAAAATTGCCATGCCACTTGCATCAAAAATATTCACGACCTTCCAGGAAACCGAAAAAGGCCTTCCACATGATAAGGCGATGTATCTGGGGGCTGTATTGCGGGATGGAATTTTCAAGGGAAACGCTTCTGCCGGCAAGGCATTCTGCGGGTTTACAAGCAAAAAACCGGTGTTGCTCGTCATGGGCGGCAGCCTTGGGGCAGTGAAAATCAATAACTTGATCACTGATAATCTCGATGTCTTATTAAAGGAATACCAGATCATTCACATTTGTGGAAAAGGACATGTGAAAACGGAATTGAAACAACCAGGATACGCACCATTCGAATTCGTCCATGAGGAGTTATTCGACCTTCTGGCGGCTGCAGATGTGGTCGTGTCAAGGGCTGGATCCAATTCAATTTTTGAATTCCTTGGTTTGCAAAAGCCGATGCTGTTGATCCCCCTAAGTGCCAATGCATCACGTGGAGATCAGATCCTCAATGCATCCAGCTTTGAAAAACAGGGATTTTGTAAGGTCCTTCAAGAAGAAGAGTTGAATGATCGGGTTTTCAAAGACACACTAGCAGAATTGGTCGATCAATCCGGTGAATATCAGGAGAAAATGCGTCAAAAACGTCCATTCAAGACTGCTTCAGAAATGTATGATTTATTACTTGAAGTCATGACAGCAAAAAAATAA
- a CDS encoding mechanosensitive ion channel domain-containing protein, translating to MQEVSESLNQFDGIDAWTQLGITIGIFLIFLLLRKVFTTYIFKFFLRIAEKRKIEFAANLMLALERPVRWLIVLIGVIISLNYFPIDSPSDELKSKIYRSFFVFLFFWTIFNISSILTILFPKLVSKFGLEVDQIVLPFFTKIIKLIIIAFGASIIAEEWGFNVDGFVAGLGLGGLAFALAAKDTVSNFFGGIVIVTEKPFTIGDWIKTPVWRARLKTSRSEAPKCGPLPRRSLPYRMRPSRTNRSSTGPRWGNAKLPSIWV from the coding sequence TTGCAAGAAGTTTCTGAATCACTAAATCAATTCGATGGAATCGATGCCTGGACCCAATTAGGAATTACAATCGGCATTTTCCTAATCTTTCTTTTACTTCGGAAAGTATTCACTACATATATATTCAAATTCTTTCTTCGAATTGCTGAAAAACGAAAAATTGAATTTGCCGCCAACTTAATGCTCGCTTTGGAAAGGCCGGTAAGATGGCTTATCGTATTAATCGGTGTCATTATTTCCTTGAACTATTTTCCGATTGACTCACCTTCGGATGAACTCAAATCAAAAATTTACAGATCGTTTTTTGTTTTCCTATTCTTTTGGACGATTTTCAATATCAGTTCGATCTTGACCATTTTATTTCCGAAGCTTGTAAGTAAATTCGGCCTGGAAGTTGACCAAATTGTCCTGCCGTTTTTCACAAAAATCATTAAATTGATCATCATCGCTTTTGGAGCATCCATCATTGCGGAAGAATGGGGATTCAATGTCGACGGATTTGTTGCAGGCCTTGGCTTGGGCGGATTAGCTTTCGCTCTTGCTGCCAAGGATACCGTCAGCAATTTCTTCGGAGGAATCGTCATCGTTACCGAGAAGCCATTCACCATAGGCGATTGGATCAAAACCCCAGTGTGGAGGGCACGATTGAAGACATCACGTTCCGAAGCACCAAAGTGCGGACCTTTGCCCAGGCGCTCGTTACCGTACCGAATGCGACCCTCTCGAACGAACCGATCATCAACTGGTCCAAGATGGGGAAACGCCAAATTGCCTTCCATTTGGGTGTGA
- a CDS encoding mechanosensitive ion channel domain-containing protein codes for MRTFAQALVTVPNATLSNEPIINWSKMGKRQIAFHLGVNVTTPKEKLENVIKDIETMLIEHKEVHPETILVKFDEFSHSGFNLYLYFFTNATDFGGYLSIKEDVNFKIMEILEREEVQIAIPSQAFILQKDSNVEAMNEFESMRD; via the coding sequence GTGCGGACCTTTGCCCAGGCGCTCGTTACCGTACCGAATGCGACCCTCTCGAACGAACCGATCATCAACTGGTCCAAGATGGGGAAACGCCAAATTGCCTTCCATTTGGGTGTGAACGTTACAACCCCAAAGGAAAAGCTGGAAAATGTCATTAAAGACATCGAGACTATGCTGATTGAGCACAAAGAGGTGCATCCGGAAACGATACTCGTCAAATTTGATGAATTCAGTCATTCCGGTTTCAATCTCTATCTTTACTTCTTTACCAATGCAACTGACTTTGGCGGATATTTATCCATCAAGGAAGACGTCAACTTTAAAATAATGGAGATACTCGAACGGGAAGAAGTCCAAATCGCCATTCCTTCCCAAGCCTTCATTCTCCAAAAAGACTCAAATGTAGAAGCAATGAACGAATTTGAATCGATGCGCGACTGA